Proteins co-encoded in one Flavobacterium fluviale genomic window:
- a CDS encoding tRNA (cytidine(34)-2'-O)-methyltransferase produces MLNVVLVEPEIPNNTGNIGRLCVGTESRLHLIHPFGFVINDKNLKRSGLDYWVHLDVTEYQNVEEWIAQIPDHSRVFLMSSHSNKSYLENEFQDGDWLVFGKESVGLSKQFMERFENHLTIPMSPLIRSFNIANSVAFVVGEAKRQIGLKK; encoded by the coding sequence ATGTTAAACGTTGTTCTTGTAGAACCTGAGATACCAAATAATACTGGAAACATAGGAAGATTATGTGTTGGTACAGAAAGTCGTCTTCATTTAATTCACCCTTTCGGATTTGTAATTAACGACAAAAATCTAAAACGTTCTGGATTGGATTACTGGGTTCATCTTGATGTTACAGAATATCAAAACGTAGAAGAATGGATTGCACAGATTCCAGATCATTCTCGTGTATTTTTAATGAGTTCTCATTCTAATAAGTCATATCTAGAGAATGAATTTCAAGATGGCGACTGGTTAGTTTTCGGAAAAGAAAGCGTTGGATTGAGTAAGCAGTTTATGGAGAGATTTGAAAATCATTTAACGATTCCGATGTCTCCGCTTATTCGCAGTTTTAATATTGCGAATTCTGTTGCTTTTGTGGTTGGTGAAGCTAAGAGACAAATTGGATTGAAGAAATAG
- a CDS encoding ABC transporter ATP-binding protein → MISILKTSDLNIGYKSKKGLTLIAENLNLNLASGKLITLIGANGIGKSTLLRTITGIQQPLSGNVYLNEKNISDYKPLELAQNLSLVLTEKLPPSNLSVFELVALGRQPYTNWVDTLSNEDILKVQEAMKLTQIEHLASKKHFEISDGQLQKVLIARALAQDTPLIILDEPTTHLDLLHKVSLFKLLKKLTQETQKCILFSTHDIDLAIQLSDEMIIMTPENITQDQPCNLISNGSFSNLFKDEHIVFDAEKGKFIVT, encoded by the coding sequence ATGATAAGTATATTAAAGACATCAGATTTAAATATTGGATATAAATCCAAGAAAGGTCTTACGCTTATTGCTGAAAATCTAAATCTAAATTTAGCATCTGGCAAACTCATCACTTTAATAGGAGCCAACGGAATTGGAAAATCAACCTTACTGAGAACAATTACAGGAATTCAGCAGCCTTTATCTGGAAATGTCTATTTAAACGAAAAAAATATTTCCGACTATAAACCTTTAGAATTAGCGCAAAATTTGAGCTTGGTTTTAACGGAGAAATTACCTCCAAGTAATCTTTCTGTTTTTGAATTGGTTGCGCTTGGCCGTCAGCCTTATACGAATTGGGTTGATACTTTATCAAATGAAGATATTCTGAAAGTTCAAGAAGCTATGAAACTAACACAAATTGAACATTTAGCCTCAAAGAAGCATTTCGAAATCAGCGATGGTCAATTGCAGAAGGTTTTAATCGCCAGGGCTTTGGCACAGGATACACCATTAATTATTTTGGATGAACCTACAACTCATTTGGATTTACTGCACAAAGTTTCTTTATTCAAATTATTAAAGAAACTGACTCAGGAAACTCAAAAATGTATTTTGTTTTCTACACACGATATTGATTTGGCAATTCAATTAAGCGATGAAATGATTATCATGACGCCAGAAAATATTACTCAGGATCAGCCTTGTAATTTAATTTCAAATGGAAGTTTCAGCAATTTATTCAAAGACGAACATATTGTTTTCGATGCCGAAAAAGGGAAATTTATTGTAACATAA
- a CDS encoding SDR family NAD(P)-dependent oxidoreductase, with translation MSLLENKVAFVSGGGSGIGRAVAEAYAREGAKVVVSDINVDHGEETVKIIKENGGEAFFVKGDSSSASDNKHMVEVTVSKYGRLDIACNNAGMGGPAKPTGEYEPEAWDKVIALNLNGVFYACRYQLEQMEKNGGGSIVNIASIHGQVAAPLSPAYTASKHGVVGLTKNIAVEYAQKNIRCNAVGPGYIETALLKDNLNKDMMDAVAAKSAMNRLGTAEEIAELVVFLNSDKSSFTTGSYFIADGGYTAV, from the coding sequence ATGTCACTTTTAGAAAATAAAGTTGCATTTGTATCTGGCGGCGGTTCAGGAATTGGACGCGCAGTTGCAGAAGCATACGCTCGCGAGGGAGCAAAGGTAGTAGTATCTGATATTAATGTAGATCACGGTGAAGAAACCGTTAAAATTATAAAGGAAAATGGCGGAGAAGCTTTTTTTGTAAAAGGAGACTCGTCAAGCGCCAGCGATAATAAGCATATGGTTGAGGTGACAGTTTCAAAATACGGACGCCTTGACATTGCCTGTAATAATGCTGGAATGGGCGGACCTGCAAAGCCAACTGGAGAATATGAGCCAGAAGCTTGGGATAAAGTTATCGCATTAAATCTAAACGGTGTTTTTTATGCCTGCCGTTATCAATTGGAACAAATGGAGAAAAATGGCGGTGGAAGTATTGTAAACATTGCCTCAATACATGGGCAGGTTGCAGCTCCGCTTAGTCCAGCCTATACAGCTTCTAAACATGGAGTTGTTGGTTTGACAAAAAACATTGCCGTCGAGTATGCACAGAAAAATATTCGTTGTAATGCTGTTGGACCTGGTTATATTGAAACAGCACTTTTGAAAGATAATTTGAATAAAGATATGATGGACGCTGTCGCAGCAAAATCTGCAATGAACCGCTTAGGAACTGCAGAGGAAATTGCCGAATTGGTAGTTTTCTTGAATTCTGACAAATCATCATTTACAACGGGAAGTTATTTTATTGCCGATGGAGGTTATACCGCAGTATAG
- a CDS encoding pseudouridine synthase has translation MHRHFILFKPYGYLSQFIYELKRKKKLLGELHNFPEGTMAIGRLDEDSEGLLLLTTDGKVSEQIRSKKVDKEYYVQVDGIITQEAIEELQKGVEIGFEGGKYKTKPCSAFIVNEIPDFGPRAKKIRDERHGPTSWASITVNEGKFRQVRKMTAAVGFPTLRLVRVRIGNVYLQNLKAGEVLEVDQFDN, from the coding sequence ATGCACAGACACTTCATTCTTTTTAAACCTTACGGTTACTTAAGCCAATTTATTTATGAATTAAAAAGAAAGAAGAAGCTTTTGGGAGAATTGCATAATTTTCCTGAAGGAACAATGGCAATTGGAAGATTAGATGAAGACTCTGAAGGCTTGCTTTTACTCACTACCGACGGAAAAGTAAGTGAACAAATTAGAAGCAAAAAAGTTGACAAAGAATATTACGTTCAAGTTGACGGCATAATTACTCAAGAAGCAATTGAAGAACTGCAAAAAGGTGTCGAAATTGGTTTTGAAGGCGGTAAATACAAAACAAAACCTTGTTCTGCTTTTATCGTAAATGAAATTCCTGATTTTGGACCAAGAGCCAAAAAAATCAGAGATGAGCGCCATGGCCCTACTTCTTGGGCTTCAATCACCGTAAACGAAGGAAAATTTCGTCAGGTTAGAAAAATGACTGCTGCAGTTGGTTTTCCCACTCTTCGTCTGGTTCGCGTTAGAATAGGAAACGTATATTTGCAAAACCTAAAAGCTGGAGAAGTTCTTGAGGTTGATCAATTTGACAATTAG